Proteins from a single region of Candidatus Methylomirabilota bacterium:
- a CDS encoding type IV pilus twitching motility protein PilT → MAANMADLLQIMVDRGASDLHITSGTHPQLRISGRLTQLTQFEQLTPQDTQRLAYSVLNEGQKQKFEEENELDLSFGIQGLARFRCNVFRQRGAVGAAIRVIPHKIRSFDELGLPPIVQQLADRPKGLVLVTGPTGSGKSTTLAAMIDKINSERYEHIVTIEDPIEFVHPHKSCLVNQREVFSDTQSFQRALKSILRQDPDVVLVGEMRDLETIAAALTIAETGHLTFATLHTNSCAQTMNRIIDVFPTNQQTQVRAQLALVLEGVLSQTLIPKVGGGRVMSMEIMTATPAIRNLIREDKIHQIYSAIATGLKFGMQTMNQSLADLVRRKLITRDEGMNRSTLPEELMQLLGNEGVGPPAAATAAAGASPFAKR, encoded by the coding sequence ATGGCCGCGAACATGGCGGATCTGCTGCAGATCATGGTGGACCGCGGGGCCTCGGACCTGCACATCACGAGCGGGACCCATCCGCAACTCCGCATCAGCGGGCGCCTCACCCAGCTCACGCAGTTCGAGCAGTTGACCCCCCAGGACACGCAGCGGCTGGCCTACAGCGTCCTGAACGAAGGGCAGAAGCAGAAGTTCGAGGAGGAGAACGAGCTCGACCTCTCCTTCGGCATCCAGGGGCTCGCGCGCTTCCGTTGCAACGTGTTCCGCCAGCGCGGCGCCGTCGGCGCGGCGATCCGCGTCATCCCGCACAAGATCCGCTCCTTCGACGAGCTCGGGCTTCCGCCCATCGTGCAGCAGCTGGCGGACCGGCCGAAGGGGCTCGTCCTCGTCACCGGGCCGACGGGGTCGGGCAAGTCCACGACGCTCGCCGCGATGATCGACAAGATCAACAGCGAGCGATACGAGCACATCGTCACGATCGAGGACCCGATCGAGTTCGTCCACCCGCACAAGTCCTGCCTCGTGAACCAGCGCGAGGTCTTCTCGGACACGCAGTCGTTCCAGCGGGCCCTCAAGTCCATCCTCCGGCAGGATCCGGACGTGGTCCTCGTCGGCGAGATGCGGGACCTCGAGACGATCGCGGCGGCGCTGACCATCGCGGAGACCGGCCACCTGACCTTCGCGACGCTGCATACCAACTCGTGCGCCCAGACGATGAACCGCATCATCGACGTCTTCCCGACCAACCAGCAGACGCAGGTGCGCGCGCAGCTCGCCCTCGTGCTCGAGGGCGTGCTGTCGCAGACCCTGATCCCCAAGGTCGGCGGCGGGCGCGTGATGTCGATGGAGATCATGACGGCCACGCCGGCGATCCGGAACCTGATTCGCGAGGACAAGATCCACCAGATCTATTCGGCGATCGCCACCGGGCTGAAGTTCGGCATGCAGACGATGAACCAGTCACTCGCGGATCTCGTGAGGCGGAAGCTGATCACCCGCGATGAGGGGATGAATCGTTCGACGCTTCCCGAGGAACTGATGCAGCTACTCGGCAACGAAGGCGTCGGTCCACCGGCCGCGGCCACGGCGGCGGCCGGCGCTTCACCCTTCGCCAAGCGCTAG